From the Phyllobacterium sp. T1293 genome, the window CGGTCCATCGGGATCGCTGAGCGAGTCGACATAGAGAACACCGCCATATTTGGCGCCGGTCTCGCGCGCCACCTGCTTGGCGGGCGATGCGGAAATCGTGCTCTCACTGAACACAACCGGGATTTTTTCGGCACGCACCTTGTCGATCACCTTACGAACCTGCTGGGGCGTACCCTGCTGGTCGGCGTTGATCGGCCAGAGGTAAAGCTCTTTCATGTCGAAATCGCGGGCGAGATAGCTGAAGGCACCTTCACTGGTCACAAGCCAGCGGCGCTCAACAGGAACGGCAGCAAGGCTTTCGCGGATGGGCGCAACGGTGGCTTTGATCTTATCCGAATAGGCCGCAGCATTGCGGTCATAGATTGCCGCATTATCCGGGTCATATTTGCCAAGCGCCTTACGGATATTCTCCACATAGATCAGAGCAGCATTGGGCGACATCCACGCATGCGGATTTGGCTTGCCCTCATAGGGTCCTTCGGAAATACCCATGGGCTCAACGCCCTCGCTGACAACAGCACTCGGCACGTTTTTCACATTGCCAAAGAATTTTTCGAACCAGCGTTCAAGGCCAAGACCATTCCAGAGAACGAGATTGGCGTCCTGTGCTTTCAGAATATCACCGGGTGTCGGCTGGTAATCATGGATTTCCGCATTGGGCTTGGTGATTGAATCCACATCGGCCGCGTCACCCGCAACATTGCGTGCCATATCGGCGATGATCGTAAAGGTAGTAACCACCTTGAACTTTTTGCCATCAGCAGCGGATGCCGAGCCAAGAATCGTCAAAAGAGCAAAAACAGCAATCAACAGTCGGGAAAATCTCATATCGCCTCCAGCATACACGGGAAAATGACGCGGGTTTTCAGCGCCATTGTTACTCCATAACGTCCGGTTTTTCATTCGTCAATGCAAATGCAAATGATTTGCAAAAAGAAATTCTTACCGACGGGCTGACACACCGGTTGCTTCAATCACTGAAATTCTGTGCAACAATGCCGATATCTGGGTGAGCCAGTTGAGAATCTTTGCAACTGAGCGCGTTCTGGCGCATAATCGCGCTCATGAAACATGCACTCAATCAGAAGCCGGATTACGAGAAAGAACTGCGCAAGGCAGGCGTTCGCATCACCCGCCCCCGCCGAATCATTCTCGATATTCTGACCTCCACGGAAGACCATCCGGATGCGATGAAAATCTTCCATCGTGCCATCGAGATTGACGACAGCATTTCGCTCTCGACCGTGTATCGCACCATGAACCTCTTGGAGGAGATGGGGGCGATCCATCGCCATGCCTTCAATGGCGGTCCGTCGCGCTTTGAACAGGCGCATGGCGAGCATCATGACCACCTGATCGATGTCGATACGGGTGATGTGATCGAGTTCCAGTCTGACAAGATCGAGAAGTTGCAGGAAGAAATCGCCCGCGCCCTTGGCTATGACATCATCCATCACCGGCTTGAGCTTTACGGGCGGAAATCAAAACGGCCTGAATAAGTCTGCTTTGAGCAACGGATGGACAAAACAATGACCGCTCTTCCTCCCTTTCTCGGGCTTCCTGATCGACTCCCCGAGGGCCGCACGCCCCGCATGGTTATCTTCGGGGCCGGTCACGGCAGCACGTATCCCGGCAAGGACAGCAGCGGCTATCACTCGGCTGCCGGCGCGATCCGCGCTGCGAGCCAAAACGATACTGCCCTTATCGAGCACTGGGACTTTGATCTCGGCGGTCCACTTTTTGACGGTAAGCCGATCTGTTGCGTTGATACAGGTGACATTTCAACCACAATGCATGACAACGCCGGCAACCGGGCCCGGATCGAAGCGCGGACACGCGAGGTTCTGGCATTGCCAGCCTTACCTATCCTGCTCGGCGGCGATTGCTCCGTGACAATACCCTTTCTCGCCGGCTTTGCGGATCACGGGCCTGTCTGGATTCTTCAGATAGACGCTCATATCGACTGGCGCGACGAAGTGCATGGCGAGCGCCACGGTTATTCCAGCCCGATGCGCCGGGCGAGCGAGATGCCGCACGTTGCCGGGATTGTGCAGGTTGGTCTGCGCAGCGTTGGTAGCGCGCGCCTCGCCGACATTGAAGCAGCCCGGCACTATGGCAGCCATTTTGTGACCGCCCGCGAGGTTCATACGCAGGGCGTCGAAGCTGCTCTCCGGCATATCCCTGAAGGAGCACGGGTTGTTGTCACCCTCGACTGCGATAGCCTTGATCCCAGCATCATGCCCGGTGTGGCGGCGCGTACGCCGGGTGGCCTTTCCTACACGCAGGTAATCGACCTGATCGCGGGCCTCAGCAAGCGCGCCAGCATCGCAGGATTCGACCTTGTCGAATTCTATCCTCCCACCGATATTGACAGCCTCTCGGCCCTGACCGCCGCGCGCATTGTCGTCAATGTCATCGGCACCCTTGTCCGGTAGGTTTAACCTTGCGAGCTTTCAGCGCAGAAGAGCGCTAGACCTGTTCGTGGGCGTTTTAGCCAAAAGGGCAAAACGCTGGAACAAGACTGATCTTGCGCACAAACGTACAAGACCGCTGCTCCCGATTGGCTGATAAATCCCGCTTGCTGTTATCCAAGGGAGTCATGCATGCAAAGCGGTTCGTCAAAGCCTTATAATGCCATCAATTTTTCCGAGAAATTTGGCCTGTTCACCGAACAGTGGCAGCCCAAAGTGGTGGCCGAACTCAATGATTATCAGTTCAAGATTGCGCGGCTTGAAGGGGATTTTATCTGGCATGACCATCCGGAGACCGATGAGGCATTTATTGTGCTGGATGGCGAATTGCGCATCGATTTTCGCGATGGGTCTGTGACAATCAAACCGGGTGAAATGTATGTGGTGCCCAAGGGCGTCGAGCATAAGCCCTATGCGGAAAGGGAAGTTCGCTTGATGCTGATTGAACCACGCGGCGTTGTGAACACCGGCAACGGGAGCAAAGAACGCACCGCCCAGAACGACGTCTGGGTCTGAAATTCACACTATCTGTGCGAGATTCCGCCGCAGGAAATCATCAAGCCGGTTAACGGCTGCATCCGTTGAATTGGGGTTACGCATGACCCCGACCTCAAGGTCATGCAGCGGTGGCAAGCCCTCATTCTCGCCGACTATGCGCAGTGAGGACGGCACACTGCAGGCGGCGAGACCCGCCACCGCCAGACCCGCCTGAACAACGGCAATCAGACCAAGCAGGCTGGCGCTGGAATAGGTGCAACGATAGCTGCGATCCGCATCGCCCAGCGCCTGCAAGACATGGGTGCGTCCCGCACAGCCCGGTTCGAACAGGGCAATAGGCAGCGGGTCATTTTCCCAGGTAACGTGGGTTGGCGAGGCAACCCAGACGAAACGTTCGCGGCGGATAATTTCAAGCGGCTGCTTTTGAACGCGCGTCACAATAGCCAGATCGACCCGGTTATCCTCAATCGCCTTGACCAGCGATGTGGATTGTTCACAAACCAGTTCCACAGTAACCAGCGGATGGTCAGCGGCAAACCGCGACAGGATGGGCGGCAGGAGGAAGGCCGCATAATCATCCGGCACCCCCAGACGCACACTGCCGGTCTCCTCAGGGCGGGTGACATTGGCCCATGCCTCATCGGACAATCGCAACAGGCGGCGTGCATAATTCAGAAAACTTTCGCCGGCTAAATTTGGCTCGACGGAACGGGGATTGCGGATCAGAAGCTGCTTGCCAACTGCCTGCTCCAGCCGCTGCATCTGCATGCTGACAGCTGACTGGCTTCGGCCCACGCGCGGAGCAGCCGCCGAAAGACTGCCGCTTTCGACGACAGCAACAAAGGTTCGCAACAGATCAAGGTCGAGGGGTGCAGCCATAATACCATCAGCATAACGAATAGCTTCTTACAAATCTATTCGTTTGTTTGGATGAAAATATCGAGGCTAACTGGGCATCCAATTATTTAGGGATGCCCGTTATGGCCGAGCCGCTTTCAGAACGTTTTCCAGCTGCCCGACTTGCCATTGCTATGGTTATCATCGGCACAGTGGGCGCGTTTGCAACGGAAACACGGCTTGATCCGGTAACGATTGTGTTCTGGCGCTGTGTATTCGGCACGATCTTTCTCGGCGCATGGTGTTTTCTGCGCGGCTATCTGCCTGATCGAACGCTCTCCTGGTCGCGACTGGCGCGGGCAGCCCTCGGCGGTATCTGCATGGTGCTGAGCTGGGTTGCATTCTTTGCCGGTTTCCGCATGACATCCATTGCGACCACCACAATCATCTATCATATCCAGCCGTTTTTCGTGGTTCTGATCGGCGCAACCCTGCTCAAGGAACGCATCACCCGTGACCAGATCATCTGGATGCTCGGCGCGTTTCTTGGTGTCGTACTGGCAAGCGGCCTTGTTGGCACCACCGCACCCGTCAGCGCAATCTGGGTTCTTGGTATTGTCATGTCGCTCGGCGCGGCAATGCTTTATGCAGCGGCCACGATTCTTGCCAAGGGCCTTGGCGAACAACGGCCCGAGATCACCGTGCTTTGCCAGACAATTGTCGGTATTTTCATGCTCGCGCCGTTTGCCAATCTGACGGGACCTGTCCCGCTGGCTTCGTGGGGGTGGCTCGCCAGCATTGGCATTTTCCATACGGGCATTGCCTATATCCTGATCTATTCGGCCTATCCGCGCCTGCAAACACCTGTCATCGGCGTATTGACCTTCATCTATCCGATCGTCGCCATCATTGTTGACTGGGCAATTTACGGCCATCCATTGGGAATAGCACAGGCCACCGGAATGCTGCTGATTGCCTGCGGTACACTTGGTGTGCGGCTTGGCTGGCAGATCCCGTTCCGGCATGTTTCGGCTGCCTGATGGATAGAAACGAAAAAACCGCCCAAAGGCGGCTTTCTCTTCAAACACTATAAAATAATCAGGCGGCGTTGGATGCAGGCTGCGCCGTCAGCAATTCATAGATAAGGCTCGCATCATGGGCGGTGCGCAATTTGGCAATTCTCTCGGGATCACGCAGCATGCGTGCAATGCGTGACAAGGCCTTCAGGTGATCAGCACCGGCATTTTCAGGGGCCAGCAGAAGGAAAACAATATCCACAGGCTGATCATCAAGCGCTTCAAAATCAACAGGTGTTTCGAGCTGCGCAAAGACCCCGGTAATTCGCTTCACGCTGTTGATCTTGCCATGCGGAATGGCAATGCCATTGCCAACACCGGTCGAACCAAGGCGCTCACGCTGCAGGACAGTGTCGAACACTTCCCGCTCCGTCAAACCGGTCAAGGCGGCGGCCTTTTCCGACATGATTTGCAAAAGCTGCTTTTTGGAATTGACTTTCAATGCGGGCAGGACAGCGTCGGGCTGAATGAGATCACCCAGATCCATTATTCTCTTCCTTCCTGATTACCGCCCGCGCTTTTAAGGCGCGGACGGTAGTTCAAATTTCGCCTATGAGCCGGCACCGTTCTGACCGGCCACGGCCGATGGATCGATCCAGCCGATGTTGCCGTCAGCGCGGCGGTATACGATATTCACCTGCGTACTTCCAGAGTTGCGGAAGACAACCACTGGACTATCTTTCAGATCAAGCTCGACCACAGCAGACGCGACACTCATGCTTCTGAGCGCCATGGACGTCTCAGCCACGATTGTCGGTGCGTAATCTTCCGGAATATCCTCATCCTCATCCGGTACAGGAGCTACGACCCGGTAGGAAATATCGTCAAAAACACCGTTGGAGCCCGGTGCCTGATGCGATTTCAGACGCCGCTTATAACGGCGAAGACGCTTGTCCACGCGTTCTCCGGCTGCATCGAAAGCAAGCTGAGGATCTTGTGCCTCGCCCGCTGCCTGCAACACCGTGCCGGTATCGAGACGGATCAGGCAGTCTGCGATAAAACGCGACCCCTGCTTCTCCACTGTGACGTGGCCTGTATATCCGCCATCGAAATATTTGGTAACCATCTCGCCGATCCGTTCGTCAATGCGAATGCGGAAAGCGTCACCAATGTCCATATGTTTCCCAGATACACGCAGACTCATGATACCTCACCTTCGTTGTGACTTTTCATTGCCCGAGCCAATCTACACTGTTGTTGTAAGACGAGCAAAGACATCCCGCACATTCCATGCGAGCGATTCATCACATTTCACTTTCTGATTCTTCATATCCAAAGGCGCGCTTTCGCTTCAATTGACGCAAATTACCGGCGCTTCACTCTCCCTTGACCAGACTTCTATGGTCCGGTTCATTTACCCACTCGCTGCGATTCTACACCTGTGTGGCGGATGAATCCAGAGTTTCCGTCACCCTTGCGCACAGAAGCCTGTGCTTTTTTCTCGCGGCGCCTTTGGACTGAGGAAGCGATGTTCATCGCCTCCCGGTATTTCGCAACGGTACGCCGTGCAATATCAACGCCCTGGCCCTTCAAAAGATCCACAATTGTATCGTCGGACAAAATATCCTCAGGCTTTTCATTATCGATAAGAAGCTTGATTTGATGCCGGACAGATTGTGAAGAATGCTGCTCGCCGCCTTCGGTGGCCGAAATTCCGGCATTGAAAAAATAGCGCAACTCGAAAACACCACGCTTCGTCAGCATGTATTTATTGGCGGTTACGCGGCTCACGGTCGATTCGTGCATACCGATGGCGTCAGCCACATTTCGCAGGTTAAGCGGCTTCAGATGTGCCACACCAAATTGCAGAAACTCGGACTGCTGGCGTACAATTTCCGTCGCCACTTTCAAAATTGTCTGCGCACGCTGGTCCAGACTGCGGGTCAACCAGTTTGCATTTTGCAGACATTCGCTCAAAAAACCCTTCTCCGCCGGGGATGCCGCGACTTTGGCAATCGTGGCATAATAGGTGTTGTTGACGAGAACGCGCGGCAAAGCATCGGGATTGAGTTCGATGTTCCAGGTCCCACCCGGCGCCATAGCGACCTGAACGTCCGGAATGATACTATCAGCCACGCCTGAGGAAAATGCCGTTCCGGGCTTCGGGTCCAGAAGCCTGATCTCCTTGAGCATATCGAGAAGGTCCGTATCTGTGACACGGCACAGTTTCCGCAAGCTGTGAAAATCCCGCTTGGCGAGCAGTTCCAGATTTTGCAGAAGCATCGTCATCGCC encodes:
- a CDS encoding metal ABC transporter substrate-binding protein, translated to MRFSRLLIAVFALLTILGSASAADGKKFKVVTTFTIIADMARNVAGDAADVDSITKPNAEIHDYQPTPGDILKAQDANLVLWNGLGLERWFEKFFGNVKNVPSAVVSEGVEPMGISEGPYEGKPNPHAWMSPNAALIYVENIRKALGKYDPDNAAIYDRNAAAYSDKIKATVAPIRESLAAVPVERRWLVTSEGAFSYLARDFDMKELYLWPINADQQGTPQQVRKVIDKVRAEKIPVVFSESTISASPAKQVARETGAKYGGVLYVDSLSDPDGPVPTYLDLLRTTAQTVAKGFAP
- a CDS encoding Fur family transcriptional regulator, giving the protein MKHALNQKPDYEKELRKAGVRITRPRRIILDILTSTEDHPDAMKIFHRAIEIDDSISLSTVYRTMNLLEEMGAIHRHAFNGGPSRFEQAHGEHHDHLIDVDTGDVIEFQSDKIEKLQEEIARALGYDIIHHRLELYGRKSKRPE
- a CDS encoding agmatinase; amino-acid sequence: MTALPPFLGLPDRLPEGRTPRMVIFGAGHGSTYPGKDSSGYHSAAGAIRAASQNDTALIEHWDFDLGGPLFDGKPICCVDTGDISTTMHDNAGNRARIEARTREVLALPALPILLGGDCSVTIPFLAGFADHGPVWILQIDAHIDWRDEVHGERHGYSSPMRRASEMPHVAGIVQVGLRSVGSARLADIEAARHYGSHFVTAREVHTQGVEAALRHIPEGARVVVTLDCDSLDPSIMPGVAARTPGGLSYTQVIDLIAGLSKRASIAGFDLVEFYPPTDIDSLSALTAARIVVNVIGTLVR
- a CDS encoding cupin domain-containing protein, coding for MQSGSSKPYNAINFSEKFGLFTEQWQPKVVAELNDYQFKIARLEGDFIWHDHPETDEAFIVLDGELRIDFRDGSVTIKPGEMYVVPKGVEHKPYAEREVRLMLIEPRGVVNTGNGSKERTAQNDVWV
- a CDS encoding LysR substrate-binding domain-containing protein, with protein sequence MAAPLDLDLLRTFVAVVESGSLSAAAPRVGRSQSAVSMQMQRLEQAVGKQLLIRNPRSVEPNLAGESFLNYARRLLRLSDEAWANVTRPEETGSVRLGVPDDYAAFLLPPILSRFAADHPLVTVELVCEQSTSLVKAIEDNRVDLAIVTRVQKQPLEIIRRERFVWVASPTHVTWENDPLPIALFEPGCAGRTHVLQALGDADRSYRCTYSSASLLGLIAVVQAGLAVAGLAACSVPSSLRIVGENEGLPPLHDLEVGVMRNPNSTDAAVNRLDDFLRRNLAQIV
- a CDS encoding DMT family transporter; its protein translation is MAEPLSERFPAARLAIAMVIIGTVGAFATETRLDPVTIVFWRCVFGTIFLGAWCFLRGYLPDRTLSWSRLARAALGGICMVLSWVAFFAGFRMTSIATTTIIYHIQPFFVVLIGATLLKERITRDQIIWMLGAFLGVVLASGLVGTTAPVSAIWVLGIVMSLGAAMLYAAATILAKGLGEQRPEITVLCQTIVGIFMLAPFANLTGPVPLASWGWLASIGIFHTGIAYILIYSAYPRLQTPVIGVLTFIYPIVAIIVDWAIYGHPLGIAQATGMLLIACGTLGVRLGWQIPFRHVSAA
- the ptsN gene encoding PTS IIA-like nitrogen regulatory protein PtsN translates to MDLGDLIQPDAVLPALKVNSKKQLLQIMSEKAAALTGLTEREVFDTVLQRERLGSTGVGNGIAIPHGKINSVKRITGVFAQLETPVDFEALDDQPVDIVFLLLAPENAGADHLKALSRIARMLRDPERIAKLRTAHDASLIYELLTAQPASNAA
- the hpf gene encoding ribosome hibernation-promoting factor, HPF/YfiA family, encoding MSLRVSGKHMDIGDAFRIRIDERIGEMVTKYFDGGYTGHVTVEKQGSRFIADCLIRLDTGTVLQAAGEAQDPQLAFDAAGERVDKRLRRYKRRLKSHQAPGSNGVFDDISYRVVAPVPDEDEDIPEDYAPTIVAETSMALRSMSVASAVVELDLKDSPVVVFRNSGSTQVNIVYRRADGNIGWIDPSAVAGQNGAGS
- the rpoN gene encoding RNA polymerase factor sigma-54, translated to MALSPKLDLRQTQSLVMTPLLMQSIRLLQLTYVELEQFIEQEIEKNPLLERDDAANEPFSFESRTISDGQGPEEAGDYSRNLNSGDAAEHGDGSDADGQSEHWLVSGETTSSGSMSDTFDSSLENIFPDDPGTHDFIAGDLATQWKSSSGDGYVSTGGEGFNLEQVTASPLTLRDHVGEQIIFAFVDAADRLIAAELADHLDEMGYLRADVDEIAERLGVDAAHINRLIAVLQTFEPAGLFARDLAECLAIQLRAKNRLDPAMTMLLQNLELLAKRDFHSLRKLCRVTDTDLLDMLKEIRLLDPKPGTAFSSGVADSIIPDVQVAMAPGGTWNIELNPDALPRVLVNNTYYATIAKVAASPAEKGFLSECLQNANWLTRSLDQRAQTILKVATEIVRQQSEFLQFGVAHLKPLNLRNVADAIGMHESTVSRVTANKYMLTKRGVFELRYFFNAGISATEGGEQHSSQSVRHQIKLLIDNEKPEDILSDDTIVDLLKGQGVDIARRTVAKYREAMNIASSVQRRREKKAQASVRKGDGNSGFIRHTGVESQRVGK